From Juglans regia cultivar Chandler chromosome 9, Walnut 2.0, whole genome shotgun sequence:
ATTTCATGAAATGAAGAATTGTTAAGATGGGTGTTAGGCCCATACCAATCCCCGCCCAGAGGCTGAAAATTAGCATTATCTTTGGCCTCTCCAGTGGCAATTTGCCGTGCATGCCATTCCTGCAATCATAAAACATGTAAGGAACCAGCAACGGCCAAAATTATAGTAATTTGTGAGCAGATGTGACCTCTATTTCCCTTTGTCGCTTCCTTCCTAAGATCTCATAAGGATCTTCAGGTTCTTTCTCATCTTCAAGCAACTCCTCTTTTGCTGCCTTCCACtgataaaataaatgtattaaTCATAAAAGAACCACAAACAAAGAcgaccccttttttttttgggggtggggATGTAGTAGGATAAAAACATACTTTATCCACCAAACTGGAGACTTTTTTATTAGACCTTAAGGACGGGGCAGCTGCTATTGTCCGCTTTTTACTGCGCAGACCTGatcaaaagaaaagggaagttttttattttataagtacaaatttattaatatcaacactaagtacactggatgtatagaaaagaaaacacctagctaGGGAGCAGAAATGGATATAAGGAAATAATGAACattaaggctccgtttggatagtgaaagtgtttcatcttatctcatcttatctcattattacaactttctcaaattctcacacaatataataaacaattcaactttttcaatttctaaaacaataataatattaaaaaatagtattctaacaaaattttattcaactttcaactttcatctcaactcatctcatttcaattcactatccaaacggcacctaaGCCCATCTAGGAAAATGATCCTAACAAAGCCCAAGAAGGAGAAATTAGAAACATATCCAAGTATTTAATAGATTCACCATGAACCACACAAACACAGCTGTTTAGCATGTAATACTTAACCACAATACGAGCACCAATTAACCAAAAGCTTACTACCTAGATAGCGAGAGCACTGAAATTCAGAGTCTCATTCTTTCGTCATAAATAGAACAAGTTTTCCAACACAAAACCCAAAATATGGCATGACTTACTCCCAAAATGGGAGAGAAAAAGATAACTTGACAAGTACAAAGATTTCAGGGATGTTTggaaaattttttcatctcatcccatctcatttccttcccaaacatcattcaaacacgcactttcaaactaatcattacaattttttcaaactaatcattacaattttctcaaactttcaaataaaaaataaaaaacaattcaactttttcaaatcccaaaacaaaaacaatatttttttttataagtaaaacaaaaattatattctaacaatattttaattttataatattttttattcaactttttctctcttatttcccaaaacccaataaatacttaactcaaactatctcactattattcacaaaccatcttactactattcacaaaattttcatcttatctcattccccaagcatccccttAATTCACCAAGATATATGTCCTATTCTAGATACAGCATAATGCCAGTATACCATTGACATAGATACAGAATCCATCAATAGTACCAGCAGGAGCATCACTAAGACAAATAATTTAGTAACACAATCTAACAGATTCTTGACTCCTTGAAAACTTTTTCTATTTGACCGTTTTGAGAACCAAATATCcaagaaaagtaaaaactaCAACTATAATGTTAATCATCCAGTAACTCGTACATCGGCCCTAAGTATGCTTacaaacataacatgaatgcaAATCAGGAAGACCACTAAGTAACCCTGGTAATCAGTAACCATACCTTTAGATTGAACCTTGGTACCCAATGATGTGGCACTAACGACAGCAGCTGAAATAGAATCAGTTGGTGGCACAGGAAAATTGTCTTTAACCGAAATGGTTGAAGGAGCTTGGATAGTAGCTGAGGTAGACGGAACCTCTATAGATGCCTTGTCAgtctcaccaccaccaccagaaATATTAGCGTTCACATTCAGTAGTGAATTATGACCCGCTCCCACAAAGGAGTTGACAGGGGCAACTTGTTCAGCAGAAAACGTGTCATAGCTAACAGGAGCTGGCTCACTCTGAAACCCAGAGGAGTCCACACCACTAACTACAGGTACTGCAGGGACTGTTCCATCTTGAACCTCATAGTAAACTATAGGCTGAACAGGGTTAACCAGGTCAGAAGCTATGTTGGTAAATGTACTAGGAACTGTGTTATAGTAAATTGGCGCATGGGGCACAGCAACTTGAGATCCTTCAGCATGTCCATATAAACTACTGCTCAGGATTTCAGCTACTGTGTGTCCATGATATTCAAAACTAGAAACTGGATATGATAAATTGTATTGCTCAGTGTAAGTAAGAGGGTGCCCTGTCTCCATGTAGGGCAGAGGTGGAGGATATGAGGGTTCAGGTGGTTCAGGTGGCTCGTCAGGTGGTGGGGGAGGAATATGCTCATTATCAGGTGGGGGTGGGGGAATCCATTCCTCATCCGGAGGAGGTGGCACAGTGAACCCATCCTCTGGCACCAAGGAGGGGTAATCTGCAGGTAGATTCAGCTGTGTTGGGTTCAATGCTGTGTTGCCTGAAGAGGTTGCATCTTCAACTTCCATGTCCACGTCCATGTCAACATCCTCTGCAGCATTATACCCATGCTTGTGATTCGATTCATCACCCAATTCAGCCTCATTGACTAGTTCACTAACTCCCGCATCGCTTCTTAAACCTCTAGTAGGTGATGAAGAAATGTCTTCAGCATTTACGTGAGGTGCTTTACCGTGCAAATCTTTCTGAACTATCATTGATGTATCAACAGAAGCAGAAAGAACACCTTTCATTTCAGTTCCATTTGCTTCAGACTCAACCCGCATAGTTTCCTGCAATCCGCCCTTCCCATTGAAGGTAGAAACACGAGTTCCCTCAACTTCATCCATGTGTGCAGATTCAGCAATCTTAGAGATTTCATCATTAATTCCACTCTCAATCCGTTTAAGCTGCTTTTCAGTATATGTCCAAAATGGAAGCAATGATGAGCCATAGTATGAAAGTGACTTCACATCAGAAAGTCTAATCTCAACTTCCAAAATATACTCTAATACCCAGTCAAGACCTTGCATGTGATGGGACCTGAAACATAAACTGAagttattagaattttttttatcagtaaataagaattttattgataatagtCGAAGCCAACTACACAAGACATATACAATAGCCACACCTATGCATGACTatctaaagatacaagaaaatcatgtatgttcatgccattaaacaatcgaccaatggaataaagtgTGGAAAGAGAAAAgttttaagctcatccattgtccGTTCACAATCCTCAAAATTGAACCCTCAAAACTCCGACCGTTTctctccatccatatgcaccactATAGGCAGGTCggtatcatcttccacatagctACAATCTGAGAGTTACCCTGGATGCCTTGCCAACTGGCCAAAAAGTCAACAACCCTTCTTGGCATTATCCAAATAAGTCCCACTCTCACAAAGATATCATTCCATAAACTCAtggctacatcacaatgcaataataggtgATCCACAGACTCGCCacttttcttacacatgtaacactaATCCAATACAATGAGTCGGCATTTCCTTAGATTATAAGGTGAAAATCTCCCTAACAAAGCTAtccatacaaaaaaaagaagcttttagGGGGGGCCTTAGtcttccatatgttcttccGTGGGAATGTTCTCGTAGGGGGgcttattaaaatatttttaagttgaaGAACTAGAAATTTCATAatcctctctttttattttctaaaaataatttctggccatcaaatgattaaaatcaaattctatgagaaaatgaagaaaaagcaAAGCAGGATTTGCTTACCCTTTAAGTGGCTTCAACCTCTCTAACAAACACTCACACTGTTTCACAAGATGAGAAGAAAGATCAACTCCAGATTCATATCCTTTAGTAGCTTCAGTGTCAAGCACGTACTTCTCAGAACGAGCTCCTAATTCACTAGCGTTGACATCGGTGCTCGAATTTGAGTCTTTTTGAGCTTCATTTTTGTACGCTTCACTGCAATCATCCATCTGGTGTCCATGCCCATAAGCGTCTAATCCATGAGCAACCATATTGGCATCCGTGGTCCCTTCAATTAGGTGTGCAGCTGAAGAAACACCTAACATCGAATCTGAAATGATGTTGGAATCCCCTATAGCCATAGGAGCACATACTGTTTTTTCAGTAACAGTAGAGATTGTCAGACCATTGGTCAATCCAGTTGCCTGAGCCAAAACATCAGGTACTTCCCATGAAGTCTCCCCAGTTTCAGTATTCCAGTAATAGTAACGGTTACTCTCCTCATGCATTACCATCTTCCAGCCCAAAATAACATCACCAACAACTTGTGCATCAGACGTTCCAGAAACGGAATTCTGTTCCGTCAACTCTGTTTCTTCTTGTAAATCTCCTAGCGTGGTAGGATTGCTTTCCCCTCTATCACAGCTCTCCATATTATGGGTAATATCGGGTGGCATAGACTCCTGCTCACTATCCTGTTGTTTGACCTTCTCGACAAAAAGGTCTTCACCAATATTGACATCCAGATATTTGCATTCTTCATCAAGCAAAAGCTTAACCTGATAGACAAGAAGGATGCAATTAGCATTCCAagcaaacaaaaattaaaatgacaaAGTGTGGGATCTATTAAGTGAACAGACACTACAAATTTGCCGTGTAGCGTGTCTTCTATTAACAGATGCACCTCGATAATATAGATAACCTTTTACCAAGTGTAAAGCACAAGAAACAGATTTTCAACATGAGAAGGGAACAAAATTTATCCATGATCAAGGGAACAAACAAGTAAAATTTAACCACATTTGGACATTTTCAGATAAATCAAGTTACATCATAATGAAACATCGTATTTTCTGGAAAACCAAATTTGTAGGCATAACATAGGCTTTTCATAGAATAGGCATTTGAAAATCTAATGAAAAAtagttatatcaaaataatagcagtgataataataatagtgataataataataatcatcatcTAGTGAACataaaaatttccaaacaaGCATTTACACTTCCAAAACAAATTCAAGCAATACATTGTAATACAGTCATAAATGATCCATTTCTCCACATCTCATCAAAATTAACATAATCCAACTGATGTGAATTGGTTTTTCATATATAGCAATgtgttttgagagagagagagagagagagagagagggggaattacagatatatattcaaaaataaaatgagaaaagcCTATGAGctctttacttatcaaaaaagaaaaaaaaaacccaaataagCCATCCTGATCAAGGAGAGCCCGCTAGTAAGCTAATCTCTGCCCCATTGGAAAACCTAAACAACGGATCCTTCAGATCCCAAGTTAACAAATGCAGTATAAAGAGTTAATTAATTACCTCTTCATTAGGTGAGGAGGTTTCAGCAACGGCATGATTAAGTCCTTTATTTGATTCCTCATCGAACTCATCATCACTATATTGTCCAAGCAACAGTAGAGGATTCTGTGGTTGTTGACCTGAAGACAAAAAGCTAGCATGTCAGAGATACTTccaatatcattattttatacttattaTAATCAATATATCCCAATGTTAAAAACAGACAGCTGAGGAATATTCTGATAAAACTGAAGTGGTTGGAATCAATATCAGGGAAAACAAGAGATTCTGTAAAAAGGCAGATATTAAAATTCAACGTGAGCAGTTAAGACCTATTCACAGCCACCTGTTACACATTGAATAAAACTGTCAGTGGGGCATAAAGCAAATAAAGCCAGAGACATACGAACCGATGAGAACAAAAATTGTCGAAACCTCCAAAATCCTTTGATGCTACCACCAAGGGCATATCGATTGGGAGTCATTCATAATTTCACttggggagggcccaacctgaTCTGAGATGAATGCTCCCAACACCACAGCAACCCTACAGTCGGAATACAATTTCTTGGGGGCAAAAAACATAACAAGTCTTGCACATATAGTTCCATATTTCCACCAAAAAAATGTTGAGCACTCAATTCCTTTCTACATAGTCCTTTTGAAGAAAACCGACGGAACCCACCTGAAGAAGCTGGTGAATTGGGTAACCCATCATGATGGTTCGAATCTTTATCAACTCCAATTTCATCATACTCAGTGGAGCCACCCAAATCTcctaaaaaaagtaaaagaaatatagaaaaaaaataaaaaatacgatTTATTTCAACTGAAGGCAAACCAGTGATGCTTCAGAATTACCGAAGCATACAAATCATCATTAGTGAAACAGTCGATACTTAATAGAGTAACTCAACATCAAAACAAGCCACAATTTTGAATTTCCGATCAAGTTTATAACGATACAAACAACACCCCCATTTGCTTTTATGAGAGAGCGTAAGCAGATGCTATTACAATACAACTATGTATTGATCTAGTTCtcttaggagtggtttggattcagagatgagttgaaatgatttgtgaatagtaaaataaaagttaaattatttattatattttgtgtggaaatttggaaaagttgttttgaaaattgaaaaagctgaattgtttattatattttgtgtgaaaatttaaaaaagttgtaatgatgagatgaattgaggtgggttacgaatacaaacgaggcgtATTGTCAATAATTTCGGTGCagcctcaaaaataaaatagcacaTCTGTTCAATTTGGTTACAGGTAAAATATCAATCTAAACTGAAACTTATAGTTTCCTTTAGGCCATGGAATTTTCCCAAAATAATTGCTAACAAAGGGAACCTTATACATGGTGAAAAACCTATACATTGCGAACAGAAGACGTATTTTCTTTTGCAAGTAAAAAGTGTGATTTTTCATTCAGCCACATAAAAAGACTATCTGTCATCTATCACGATTGGAAACCCTAAGATAAGGAAGGAACCACAAAAGAGCTTTACAAGAAATAGGTGCAAATGTGAACAGCTACAAAACCCTAATAAGACAACGGagcgaggggggggggggggggggtagggGAGGGAATACCAGAGGGTTCCGCGCAGAGATCGAGCTTGACACGGCGACCAGCGTTGCTCAGAGCTGCGAGACGACGCTCTTTTCTCTTCCCCATCGATTTTACCAATTGATTTGGTTTTGAGTATGCGAAATTGCGAATGGTTTTCGTTGTGTTGTTGGGGACTCGGAGACGCTGACAAATGTGATCTGGATTCTGAACTGAAAACGAGTAGTAGTAGCAGCAGTAGTACGCGGCGCGATTCGGGGTGTTTGAGCTTAGAGGCTTGCCAATGGCGTGTCCACCATCCGGCCCAATACACTTCGCACTCGCACTCGACTAGTTGACTTTACACATCTCCGGACTTTGGATGGCCAGCCCCAGCCCgtttaccattttttttcatctacaaATTTCTcaccctataacttaaaagcgtgtataaaacatgaacagtagtgaatagtatcAGCCTTTTTCTCAATTGATTTTTCTCAGTTTCGATTTTagtcttgtttttcttcttcgttcAGTTCCGATTTCCAGCTCCGATTTCCACACTCAAAATATCTAATCGTTACATACAGATAAAcgtaaaataaatatctaatctTTACATATAAGAGATGAGATATCTGATCTACAGactttcatctcaaatttacagaacacttcaaatttacagaacaattctcgcatatttttttcttctttctccgtgTGGGTTTCGGTGAGGGACACGgaggctgcgcgtgggggattCCGAAGGTGGGTGCCATGGTCGGCGCCTTGAAGGGGACtcgtcggtggtggtcgtgaggttcagtggccacgtacggcggcgtaacgtgaaacaaatgggtgaaacccatttccgttcggtctccgtgggggagacggagggctgAGCGTGGCCCACTTCGAAGGCGGCTAggatggtcgccgccttgagggggactcctccGTCGTGGTCGTGACCGTCGGTGTCGACGTACGGCGGCGgaaactcaaaaaaatcaaagagacccatttcggttctcctTCCACGGAGGAGAccatggctgcgcgtggggaagaTTGAAACTGCCAGGGatgctcgccggcgtgaggagaaCACGCCGACGTTGGCCGTGACGATAGCCGGGACTCGGCGGCGCCGGGCAGCGCTGGAGGAGAACCACCGTGCTGCGGAATCGcctacgagagagagagagtttaagaaaaaataattgtgttaaatacatttattaagtatttatatGTCCTACAATTTAatgttcaataataatattttttttttctttcctttacaaatatacttttgtttttactgtaatattatattgttgaattttCTACATAGGTTGAACTCCGTgaagttgaaagtggaaacaagaTATCCCAACAACAAGCTACTCATAAAAGTATCAAAAGTATGGATCCTTTAACTTCTTAATTTCATACTGtaaattaataactgaaataatttattttgcttcattgattttagaattttttaaatcaattatttaatgtcatttattcaatatttattctgcatgaactttgaactgtttcaaattataatttcgaattagtttaaaaattatttgaaggtttttacattatatattatttatatgacataatttaatttaaaaataaatttttaaaatttaaatcttatgtattcaagaaaatataactagcagcaaaaataatattaaaaattgtaacacagtcaattacattaataaaatgtacaaataaaacataaaagtggctacatatagaatttttatataggaaaactttatcaacaaatctatttctatatgtaaatacttatatcaatatttatagttttacttatataattatacataatcaattattgaaatattaaaaattttaaaaattgaaatttaaattaaagattttgataaaataaagtacgtacttattaaaaataatattgtatataaacttatactctaaaagatgcttgaaaaataaaataaaataataattttgtgaatattcaaTGATAAATTATCTCGGCTATATACAACAATAATCAACAGTAccacaataataaatgaattttactacacaacttctatcaaattttacattttatatttttttgaattttttaaatttttaatatttttttaaaaaaaattttgtgagtttattcttttttacattatatattatttatatgacataatttaatttaaaaaataaatttttaaaatttaaatcttatgtgttcaagataatataactaacagcaaaaattatattaaaaattgtaacacagtcaattacattaataaaatgtacaaataaaacataaaagtggctacatatagaatttttatataggaaaactttatcaacaaatctatttctatatgtaaatacttatatcaatatttatagttttacctatataattatatagaatcaattattgaaatattaaaaatttcaaaaattgaaatttaaattaaatattttgataaaatagagtacgtacttattaaaaataatattgtatataaacttatactctaaaagatgcttgaaaaataaaataaaataataattttgtgaatattcaaTGATAAATTATCTCGGCTatatacaacaataataaacagtaccacaataataaatgaattttactacacaacttctatcacattttacattttatatttttttgaatttcttaaatttttaatattttttttaaaatttttttgtgagtttattctttttaaattatttcaaattttctatttattatacatataataaatatttgataaaaaaataataaaaattaaaaataatatggagtgtagagtgttagaaggcagtgaagatttttttataataaatactactaaccagtataaatagtaattaacagTGCTATAGTATGtgatacaataataaacagtactgaACATTACTcgtgaacaataataaacaattacagtaataaacagttctaaacagtaaaataaatgaaagaattttattaaatattttaaaaaattaaaatcatgtaaataattagagtttttaatataatttaaatctcataatatttttaattaactaaaatcatttcagtagcaaaagaaacaattatgtaatatttagtcgttttagACTCTAATTTcagtaaccaaaaaaataattatgtaatattcactttcctgacttgcttaaacatatagtctgtctaaatctattatcagagactttaaacaattatagtttacttaaacaattaattatattatcttcatagaccttatcattaaattctcttattctacactagatgtttatattttagaataacctaatacagggcaaacgtgcatcgcacgtacATACACTgctagtacatatatatatatataaaaccaaaaattaatttaataattataatgggTTTCATGATGTTTACTTAACAACCTGTTTTAATGTGTTATTAAGAAAGAAATCTctttaatatgattaattatttgataaaaatcaaagttACCAACTTTGATAGGTAGGAATCCAAATGAGGTATGGGCCAAATCAAGCGCAACCATGGAGTCCTACGCTGAAGGAAAGTCGATCtcatttactaaaaaaaaatgatactttgcctatttaatttatcttctcATATCCCgtgtattataatttttttatttaatatttaagaaataaattattaatgtattgatatttttttaaatattttaaaattataaaaaaataaaaataaaataaaaaataacattttgaCCTAAAATAAACAAGCTATTCTGGAGGTTTgagcaaagttttaaatttcgtaccgtaccggccggtacggccgaaatttttcgtttcggccgtccggccggtacaggtattatatatattccgtaccggttaaaatactggccgtaccggccggtaccggccatttcGAATTGAATTTCGGCCTGTactggcctatatttcggcagataccggccggtaccggccgatatttcgacctgtatgttttttttttttttttcattttttcatactacaaatttatattttaacctctaaattagactagactatttataatttttatatatatgtatttatatataatttatttatatatagactattattttgaaatataatttatatatatatttatatatcgactatcccgaaacgttatcccaaaacgctatcccgaaatggtaccggtaccgaaatatttcgttccagtgccttgaccggtacaacgtccggtacggtattcaaaacattgggttTGAGTCTGAGTGGCAGAATATCACCGCTCTTTCTTAAAAACCCAAACATGCGAGGTATTCTTTTGTATAACCATCTCTcccaaaaaatcataaaacttttaattttggatatttaTGACATGCCGCAGATTTTCTTTCGCATATGAaggttataaaaaattaatttgtataaaattttaaattttataaattgaatgaGACAAAATAATGATATCTAATTTGAAATAactaagagcattctcactcTGTTATGTAAAACTCATCAGCCCGTATTTTGTTTGGCACCATCTTCTTCCTttagtaaaattgaaattgttgTTCATCGATGTCATCGCTGACTTTTGTCTCACGGCAACAATGGATGCCTTGTCTTCATCTGACAACACCGGCACTAAAAGTAACAAAATCCTCTCTTTCGTCCTCTTTCTAAACACCACAAAATCGCAGAGGCTGCTtcgtataatttctttttccaatttgttgatttttttcctcttagTTTCAGGGTCTGATTAATTCTTCCGAAAATGGTATTAAGATTTAACTTTTGAATTCTTCACTTGAATCAATGGAGGTTTTGTTTATGAGAACCGCTTCTAAGCGGTCGGTCCGATAACTCTTGTATAACAGCCCTCCACTTAGCTCTCAACACCTCAGCAAATGTAGTAATCTCACGGTAGACTCGTGCGCATGGGatagaaatggacaaaagctTCAACTCAGCGTACACGTTTGTGCTTCCTTCAGAATTCGTGACCATGTGCTTCCAAGTCGAGGAGGCCTCCACCGCCACCAATCTACCACCACGTCCAGAGGCAACCACCGCCACCAGTGTCCTCTTTGGCCGATTTCGCCCAGCTCGGTTTCTCCCAATTTTGGCCCACAAGTTCGTTGCACACTACACAAGCGCAGTTCCACCACCCCACTCCATCGCAACTGGTTTGTCGCCCACCATAGTAGAGTCAGCAACTAACAGTTGTTCATAGCTGAGTCCCATCCATTATTCCCACTGCAACTGCAGAAAGAGCGAGAAAGAAAGGCTGTGGACATCACACCACCCTACCAAAGTTTCAGTAATTTCCCTACCCTTCTTTTCGGTTTTgctttctcaaaactcaaacgCTACGCCTGTTATTTACTAGAAGAAAACAGTGCAACTTGGCGGGTtttgttagagagagagagtttggacGTTGTTTTGATGGgagaaattagagagaaaatggGTGAGAAAGACGATGGGTTGGGGTTAGGTTTGGGATTGGGTTGAGGCTTAGGGTGTGATAGGAGTCGGAGTTTTGTGGAAGTGAGTCTCATGCACAACCCTTCACAGTTGGTGCAGAAACACAGGGGTTCTTGGAATGAGATGTTTCAGTTACCGGGTAAGCtatgtaatttcattttatttttctctctattttagtttatatgatttttttttccct
This genomic window contains:
- the LOC108994804 gene encoding uncharacterized protein LOC108994804, which produces MGKRKERRLAALSNAGRRVKLDLCAEPSGDLGGSTEYDEIGVDKDSNHHDGLPNSPASSGQQPQNPLLLLGQYSDDEFDEESNKGLNHAVAETSSPNEEVKLLLDEECKYLDVNIGEDLFVEKVKQQDSEQESMPPDITHNMESCDRGESNPTTLGDLQEETELTEQNSVSGTSDAQVVGDVILGWKMVMHEESNRYYYWNTETGETSWEVPDVLAQATGLTNGLTISTVTEKTVCAPMAIGDSNIISDSMLGVSSAAHLIEGTTDANMVAHGLDAYGHGHQMDDCSEAYKNEAQKDSNSSTDVNASELGARSEKYVLDTEATKGYESGVDLSSHLVKQCECLLERLKPLKGSHHMQGLDWVLEYILEVEIRLSDVKSLSYYGSSLLPFWTYTEKQLKRIESGINDEISKIAESAHMDEVEGTRVSTFNGKGGLQETMRVESEANGTEMKGVLSASVDTSMIVQKDLHGKAPHVNAEDISSSPTRGLRSDAGVSELVNEAELGDESNHKHGYNAAEDVDMDVDMEVEDATSSGNTALNPTQLNLPADYPSLVPEDGFTVPPPPDEEWIPPPPPDNEHIPPPPPDEPPEPPEPSYPPPLPYMETGHPLTYTEQYNLSYPVSSFEYHGHTVAEILSSSLYGHAEGSQVAVPHAPIYYNTVPSTFTNIASDLVNPVQPIVYYEVQDGTVPAVPVVSGVDSSGFQSEPAPVSYDTFSAEQVAPVNSFVGAGHNSLLNVNANISGGGGETDKASIEVPSTSATIQAPSTISVKDNFPVPPTDSISAAVVSATSLGTKVQSKGLRSKKRTIAAAPSLRSNKKVSSLVDKWKAAKEELLEDEKEPEDPYEILGRKRQREIEEWHARQIATGEAKDNANFQPLGGDWRERVKRRRAQLANKAAKTPPEANTDGNQQPDLIELSRDLPSGWQAYWDETSKQVYYGNSDTTETTWTRPTK